From Nitrospinaceae bacterium, the proteins below share one genomic window:
- a CDS encoding molybdenum cofactor biosynthesis protein MoaB, giving the protein MSQGPSRDEIAQAAEKKTYEEHRAEGPDAVTCSVITVSDTRTSETDTSGKLIANMLTDCGHKIAFTRIVKDDAGQIRGALEEACSDPAVQVVITNGGTGITQRDTTYDVALSMIEKEMPGFGELFRYVSYLDIGTASILTRATAGTCQDTIIMTLPGSGNACRTGMEKIILPEISHMVREVLKKG; this is encoded by the coding sequence ATGAGCCAGGGACCAAGCCGCGATGAAATTGCCCAAGCGGCGGAGAAAAAAACTTACGAGGAGCACCGTGCCGAGGGCCCCGACGCCGTCACCTGCAGCGTTATCACGGTGAGTGACACGAGAACCTCAGAGACGGACACGAGCGGCAAGCTCATCGCCAACATGCTCACCGATTGCGGTCACAAAATCGCCTTCACGCGCATCGTCAAGGATGACGCCGGGCAAATCAGAGGCGCGCTCGAGGAGGCCTGCTCGGACCCCGCCGTCCAGGTCGTCATCACGAACGGCGGCACCGGCATCACCCAGCGAGACACGACCTACGACGTTGCTCTCTCGATGATCGAAAAAGAGATGCCCGGCTTCGGTGAGTTGTTTCGCTATGTGAGCTACCTCGACATCGGCACCGCCTCGATCCTCACCCGCGCGACGGCGGGCACCTGCCAGGACACCATCATCATGACCCTTCCTGGTTCCGGGAATGCTTGCCGCACTGGCATGGAAAAAATCATACTGCCTGAGATCAGCCACATGGTCCGCGAAGTGCTCAAGAAGGGGTGA